Part of the Thauera sedimentorum genome, CCAGGCCTTCAACTGGAACTTCGGCGTGTACATGGCCGCCACCCTGGGTTCGGAGACCACCGCCGCCGCCTTCGGCGCGCAGGGCGTGGTGCGCCGCGATCCCTTCGCCATGCTGCCCTTCTGCGGCTACCACATGGGCGACTACTTCAACCACTGGCTGAAGATGGGTCACGTGGTCGAGCAGACCCCGAAGATCTTCTGCGTGAACTGGTTCCGCATGGACGAGAAGGGCAACTTCATGTGGCCGGGCTTCGGCGAGAACATGCGCGTGCTGAAGTGGATCGTCGACCGCGTCAAGGGCAAGGTCGCCGCCAAGGAAACCGCGCTGGGCTGGATGCCGAAGTTCGAGGACATCGACTGGAGCGGTTCCGACGTCACCAAGCCGGAGTTCGAGGCCCTGACCCAGGTTGACGCCGATGCCTGGAAGAAGGAACTCGAACTGCACAAGGAATGGTTCGACAAGCTGCAGGACCGCCTGCCGCGCCAGTTGGTGCTCAAGCGCGAGCTGTTCGAACTGGCCCTGTCGGTCTGAAGCTGCGCCGGCGCTCGGCCGGCACCCACGAGAAGCGTCGGCCACGGCCGGCGCTTTTTTGCTTTTCCCGCCCCCTGACTCACGGAGCAACGCGATGGCCTTTCAACCCGCCCGCCGCATGGCAGACATCCAGCCCTTCCACGTCATGGAGCTGCTGCGCCGCGCGCGCGAACTCGAGGCGCAGGGGCGCGACATCATCCACATGGAGGTCGGCGAACCCGACTTCCCCACGCCGCAGCCCATCATCGAGGCGGCCACGCGCTTCCTCGCCAACGGTGACGTGCACTACACCGCCGCGCTCGGCCTGCCGGCTTTGCGCGAGGCGATCGCGCGCTTCTACCGCGACCGCTTCGGCGCCGAGGTCGCGCCCGAGCGCATCGTCATCACGCCGGGCGCCTCCGGCGCGCTGATGCTGGCCCTGGCGGTATCCACCAACCCGGGCGACGAATGGCTGCTGCCCGACCCCGGCTATCCGTCCAACCGCCACCTGGTGCGCAGCGTTGAAGGCCGCGCCCGCGCCCTGCCGGTGGATGCGGCAAGCCGCTACCAGCCCACGCCCGGGCAGGTCGGCAGCGCCTGGCAGGCGGGCACCCGCGGCCTGATGGTGGCCAGCCCGTCCAACCCCACCGGCACCCTGCTGACTGCCGCGGAACTGGCCGCGCTGCACGCCGAAACCCATGCCCGCGGCGGCGTGCTGCTGGTCGACGAGATCTACCAGGGGCTCACCTACGGCGTGCCGGCCTCCACCGTGCTCGCCCAGCCGGCGCTCGCCGCGGCCGACGACCTCTTCGTGGTGAACAGCTTCTCCAAGTATTTCGGCATGACCGGCTGGCGGCTGGGCTGGCTGGTGGTGCCGCAGTGCTGGGCGCGCGAGGTCGAGAAGCTCGCCCAGCATTTCTTCATCTCCGCCTCCACACCCGCCCAGCACGCCGCCCTGGCGGCCTTTCAGCCGGCCACGCTGGAGATCCTGGAAAAACGTCGCCACGAGTTCGCCCACCGCCGCGACACCCTGCTGCCCGCGCTGCGCGAGCTGGATTTCGGCATCGCCACCGAGCCGCAGGGCGCCTTCTACATCTACGCCGACGTCAGCCGCCTGGGCGGCGACAGCGAGACCCTCGCCCGCCGTCTGATCGAGGAAGCCGGCGTGGCCACCACGCCCGGCCTGGATTTCGGCGACAACGCCCCGCGCCGCCACCTGCGCATCGCCTACACCACCCGCGAAGCCCGCCTGCTGGAAGCCTGCGAGCGCATGCGCGCCCTGCTCGGCTGACCCGCCGGCCCCACGACGCCGAGGTAAACGCAGGAAGGCGGACCTAAGCCCGCCTTCCTTGCACCACAGCCGCCGCAGCGGCCGGTTCCGGCCCTGCTCAGGCGCCGGCCGTAATGGCCACCTGGCCGCGCCCGGCAGCCGTCACCAGGCGCTGCTTCATCGCCATCACCCGACGATAGTAGGCCGCCGTGGCATCGTTGCGCGCGCCGCCGTAGTACTGCAACGCGGCCTTGAGCGAACCGAACCGACGCAGGCCCTCGTCGATCACCAGGGTGCCGACGCGCACGTTGAGCGCCGGATCGAACAGCGCATCTTCACCCGCGTCCTCGCCGATCTTGTCCATGTGGAAGCGCGGGATCACCTGCATCAGCCCCTGCGCACCGACATGGCTCTCGGCAAAGGGATTGAAGCTCGACTCCACAGCGATCACCGCCACCACCAGCAGCGGGTCGATGCCCACGCTGCGGGCGCTGTCCTCCGCGGCCAGCAGCACCGGCTCCAGGGCCAGCGACGAGACCCGGTAGCGGCGGGCGATGTAGTCGCGCACGCGCTCCATCTCCGCGGACAGCCCGGGCTGCTCGGCCTCGGCCTGCTGCGACTGGACGGTGCCGAAGTCGTAGCGCGAGCCGACCGCGGCATGCGCTTCGGCCATGCTGCCGTCGAAGAAGCGCAGCGGACCGCGCTCCAGCATGCCTGCAGCCACCACGGCGAGCGCCACCAGCCCTGCGCTGAGCAGGACACCATGGGCGGCGTGAATCAAAAAGGAGCCCGCATTGCGGACGAGGTGCTTGAAACGAGTTGCGTGCATCATGGTTCCCCCGTTCCGGCATCGAACGCACGCCCGGCCCGCCCCTCGGCCTCCGCATGCGGCGGGTCGGCGTGATCGAGGGTGGGTATGCCTGGACGACCCGAAGGCCGGAGGCGGAGCGAAGCGTCGGCTGCCAGTCGTTGTTCAAGCGCGCTGCCGCAACCAGACAGCGTGCCCCGCGGTGCGAGCGGCCCATGGATGCGCCCTGCCCGGCTTTGAGCCAGACCCGGCGCCGCACCTGAAAAAGCGTCGAAACAACATTTGCTGCAATGCAGCGAACGCCGAATACTATTGATTCCTTTGGTTTTTGTCAAACAGGCCGCTCTCGCCCGGGAGCAGGCCGCGCAGCCGCGCCCAGTCGAAGAACGGGCCGGGGTCGGTCTTGCGCCCCGGTGCGATGTCCGCGTGCCCGGCCACCCCGGCCAGCGGAAACTCGGCCCGCAGCAGGGCGATGAGCTCCGCGAGGCGGCGGTACTGCGCCGGCTCGAAGGGCTGCGTGTCGCTGCCCTCCAGTTCGATCCCGATTGAAAAATCGTTGCAGCGCTCGCGGCCGTCCCAGCACGACACGCCGGCGTGCCAGGCCCGCCGGGTCACCGGCACGAACTGCACCAGCTCGCCGTCGCGGCGGATGAGGAAATGGGCGGAAACGCGCAGCGCATGGATCTCCGCGTAGTAGGGATGCGCGGCCGGGTCCAGGCAGTTGGTGAACAGCTGCTCGATGCCCGGCCCACCGAACTGCTCCGGCGGCAGGCTGATCGCGTGCACCACGACGAGGTCCACCGGCACGCCCTCGGGCCGTTCGTCGCAGTTGGGCGAAGGCAGCTTGCGCGCGCCTTTCACCCAGCCATCGACGATGCGCATCGCCCCTGCCCTCTTCCGCTTCATCCGCCAGCCCCCAAGGAAAACGCGATTATGACGCGCCGGCCACCCCACACCCAGCGGCGCGACGCATCAGTTTTCGATAATATTCCACTTCCTAACCCTGCCTTGCCCGGAGCCCCGCATGCCCGCCCGCCCCGTCGATCCCACCCGCCGCCGCCTGCTCGCCGCCAGCCTGGGCGGCTCCGCCATGGCAGCCGTCGGCGCGACCTGGCCGGCGGTGCAGGCCTTTGCCGACGACATGGAGCACTTCATCAAGGGCCCTGCGGTACCCGACATCGCGCCGCAGCAGCTCTCCGAGCATGTGTGGATGATCTGGTCCCGGGACGGCTTTCCCACCCCCGAGAACCAGGGAATGATGTGCAACGTCACCTTCGCCATTACCCGCAAGGGCGTGGTGATGCTCGATCCGGGCGGTTCCCTGCAGATCGGTGAGATGGTCATCCGCCAGATCCGCAAGCTCACCGACAAGCCGGTGGTGGCGATCTTCAACTCGCACTATCACGGCGATCACTGGCTGGCCAACCACGCCTTCGTGGACGCCTACGGTGCCGACCTGCCCATCCATGCCCATCCACACACCGCACGCGAGATTGCCGGCGTGCAGGGCAACCTGTGGCGCAGCCTGATGGAACGGTGGACCAACCAGGCCACCGCCGGCACGCGCATCGTCGCGCCCAATCGCACGGTCGAGCACGGCGCCGAGTTCGATTTCGGCGATGTCACCCTCCGCGTTCATCACTACGGCGTGGCCCACACCCCCGGCGACATCTGCCTGCAGGTGGTCGAGGACAACCTCACCTATGTCGGCGACGTGGCCATGGACCGGCGGATCGCCAACATGGACGACGGTTCCTACCCCGGCACCTTCCGCACCTACGACGCGCTGGAAGCCAATGCACGGTCGGCGATCTGGGTGCCGGGTCACGGCCATGCCGGGCCGGGCGTACTCGACTGGAACCGCGAGCTGTTCGCCGGCATTTGGGAGAACTGCGTGCAGGCGGTCGAGGAAGGCCTGCCGATGGACGCCGCGCGCGAGATGGTCGTCAAGGATCCCCGCGTGGCGGGCAAGGCGGCCGACACGGCCGGCTTCGACGGCAACATCGGCAAGTACGTGAGCCTGGCCTACCTGGAAGCGGAAAAGGAAGCGTTCTAGGCGCGATTGCCGTACAATCGCCCGCTTGCCCGCAGCCACCAATCGCTGCGGCTGCAAAACCTCTAGACCCTGGCCGGCGCCCTCCCCCTTGCCGGCCCTTGCCCCGCCAGCCGTGATTGGTGTCGCCCGATGCGCGCGACAGGCCGTCGCTGGAGCTTTTCCCTTACATGACGAATCAAAACGACTTCGCCAGCCTCGGGCTGGCCGAACCCCTGCTGCGCGCCATTTCGGAAGCCGGCTACACCACCCCCACCCCCATCCAGGCCCAGGCCATCCCGCTGGTGATCGCCGGCGGCGACCTGCTCGCCGCGGCGCAGACCGGCACCGGCAAGACCGCCGGCTTCACGCTGCCAGTACTCCACCGCCTCTCCGCCGAGCACGTGCATCCGCGCGCCGCCGGCCGGCCGCGCTGCCTGATCCTCACCCCGACGCGCGAACTCGCCGCCCAGGTCGAGGAATCGGTGCAGACCTACGGCAAGCACCTGCCGCTGACCTCCATGGTCATGTTCGGTGGCGTGGGCATCAACCCGCAGATCGCCGCGCTGAGGAAGCGCGTGGACATCCTGGTCGCCACCCCGGGGCGGCTCCTCGACCACGTCGGGCAGAAGACGCTGGACCTGTCCGGCGTCGAGATCCTGGTGCTGGACGAGGCCGACCGCATGCTGGACATGGGCTTCATCCGCGACATCCGCAAGGTGCTCGCCCTGCTGCCCAAGCAGCGTCAGAACCTGCTGTTCTCGGCCACCTTCTCGGACGAGATCCGCCAGCTGGCCAATGGCCTGCTGCACAACCCGGGCTGCGTCGAAGTCGCCCGCCGCAACACCGCTTCCGAGTTGGTCGACCAGTCGGTGTATGCCATCGGCCAGAAGCAGAAGCGCGAGCTGCTGGCCTGGCTGATCAAGCAGAACGCCTGGGAGCAGGTGCTGGTGTTCACCCGCACCAAGCACGGCGCCAACAAGCTGGCCGAATACCTCGGCAAGCACGGCATCCCGGCCGCCGCCATCCACGGCAACAAGAGCCAGTCGGCGCGCACCCGTGCGCTGTCCGAGTTCAAGGACGGCTCCCTGCCGGTACTGGTCGCCACCGACATCGCCGCGCGCGGCCTGGACATCGACCAGCTCCCGCAGGTGGTGAACTTCGAGCTGCCCAACGTGCCGGAAGACTATGTGCACCGCATCGGCCGCACCGGCCGCGCCGGTGCCAGCGGCGCCGCGGTGTCGCTGGTGGACAGCGAGGAGATGAAGCTGCTCGTCGCCATCGAGCGCCTGATCAAGCGCAAGATCGACCGCGCGGTGCCGCAGGGCTTCGTGCCGAGCGCGCCGGGCACCGATGTCGAGGTGAATGAGGAACGTCCGCCGCGCAATGCGCCACGCGGACGCCAGGAGCACAAGCGCCCGCGCCACGCCGCCGACAGCGGCCGGCCGGCACCGCGGGCGGAAGCTCACGGCAACCCGCCGCGCAACAAGCAGCGCACGCAGACCGCCACGGAAGCCCCCCGGGCTGCCGCCCGCCAGGACGACGCACGGCGCGACGGCAACCGCCGCCCGCAGCAACGCGCCGCCCTGTTCGCCGCCAAGCCGGGCAACGGCAGCCGCTGAACGCCGGCAAAAAAAGAGGCGACCGGTCCCGCAAGGGACGGTCGCCTCGAACAGCGGGCCGCTTCGAGGGAAGGGGCGGCCCTTCAGGCAAGGATCAGGCCGCGCGCAGCCGGTACCACAGCGCGTAGGCCCAGCACGCCGCGCAGAAGCCGATGCTCAGGTCGATGAACGAGAACACCAGCAGCACGGCCGCCGGGATCATGCCGACCGGCGAGTCGAGCAGCCAGCTCGCCACCATCACCGCACCGGCTATCGCCACCAGTTTGTCGGCAAACATCTTGGCCCCCGCGTTGACCTGCTTGCCCTTGCCCAGCTTCGCGGTGAGCGTGGCAAAGAGCTTGTAGGACATGCACTTGTGCGGCGACACGAAGCCGCGCAGCAGCCCGCCGAGGGCCAGCACCAGCGCCAGCCAGCGATAAGGGGTGAACAGATAGGCCGCACTCACCGCAAAGGTGACCGCTGCCTGAAGGCGGTATGCATTGGCGCACACCGGCGCGATATCGAAACGCAGCATGTTCGGAGTCCTCGATGGAGAGGTCGCGAATATATAAGCGTTTTCTTATGTTTTCAAGTCCACTGTCACGATTCATGGACTGGCCGAAGAATGACAAATGGAAGTTGACAATGTCATTGTCGACACCAACAATCCGGATGTCATTCACACCGGAGACACCACCATGAAGCGTTTCCTTCGCATGCTTGTCCTCGCGCTCGCGCTCGGCCCGGGTCTGGCCCTGGCCAGCGGCCCGGTCAACATCAACACGGCGGACGCCGCGACGCTGGAGCAACTCAAGGGGATCGGCCCGGCCAAGGCAAAGGCCATCGTCGATTACCGCAAGCAGCACGGCAACTTCTCCAGTGCCGCCGATCTCGCCAAGGTGCCGGGCATCGGCGACAAGACGGTCGCCCAGTTGGGCAGCCAGATCACCGTGGGTACGCGCGCCGCGGCCAAGTAAGGCGAGGCGCCAGCGACGGCCGGCGGAATCCGCGGCAACGCGCCCGGGTTTCGCCGGCCGTATTGCGTTCTATGCGCCCGGCCAGGCGTTCTCGCCCAGCACCTCGGCCATCGGCATGCGCTCGGCCCAACGCTCGATCTCCAGCATCGGCCGCGGATAATAGGCCGCCACATGGCCGACACACAGGATGGCCACCGGCTTGGCACCCTCCGGCATGGCCAGCAGCCCGGCCAGCTTGAGCGGATCGAAGATCGACACCCAGCCGAGCCCCAGCCCCTCCGCCCGCGCCGCCAGCCACATGTTCTCGATCGCGCAGGCCACCGAAGCCAGATCCATCTCCGGCAGGGTGCGGCGCCCGAACACGTGGCGCTCGCGCCCGTCGGCCAGTGCCACCACCAGCACCTCGCCGGCGTCCAGCACGCCCTCCACCTTCAGCCGCATGAACTCGTCCTCGCGCTCACCGAGCGCCCGCGCGGTGGCCCGGCGCTCCTCCTCGACCAGGGCGTGCATCGCCCCGCGCAAGGCCCTGTCGGTGATGCGGATGAAACGCCAGGGCTGCATGTAGCCAACGCTCGGCGCATGGTGCGCCGCCCACAGCAGGCGCTGCAGCACCTCGGGTGCGACCGGGTCCGGCAGGAAATGGCGCATGTCGCGACGCTCGGCAATCGCACGATAGACCGCCTCGCGTTCTGCTTCGGTGAACGGCTGCGCGGCGACTGCTTCGGGGCTGGACACGGCATCGACTCCTATCGGGATTCAGCGACGGCGGATTGTGCCCCAGGCTCACACGACGGCCAAACCGCTTTTCCATACGCTCCCGTACGGAGATAATCGCGCCTGCACAAAAACAAGCATCCATACGAGCAAGAGGGAAACAGCATGCAGGACGCAGCAACGCAGTATCGCAACAAACTCATGTCCGCCACCGAGGCCGCCGCGCTGGTGCGCGACGGCGACACCGTCGTGGTGCCTACCGGGGTCGGCGAGCCGCCGGCCCTGCTCGCCGCCCTGTCCGCCCGCCGGCACGAGCTGCGCGGCGTGGCGGTGAGCCAGATCCTCCCGCTGCGCCGCTTCGACTACCTCGATCCGGCCACCCGCGAGCATGTGCGCCACGACGCCTACTTCTTCGGCGGCGCCACCCGCGCCGGCGGCCAGGAAGGCTGGGTCGATTTCATCCCGGCCTACTTCTCCGAGCTGCCGATGCTGATCGACCGCGGCCTGAGCCCGGCGGACGTGGTGTTCAGCATGGCCTCGCCGATGGACGAGCACGGCTACTTCGCGCTCTCGCTGGCGCCCGACTACACCATGGCCGCGGTGCGCCGCGCGCGCGCGGTGGTGCTGGAAGTGAACCCCAATGTACCCTTCGCCAACGGCGACTGCCATGTGCACGTCTCCCAGGTCGCCGCGCTGGTGGAGAGCGCCGACGAGCTCTTCGAAGTCGGCCTGCCGGCCATCGGCGCGGTGCAGGAGGCGATCGGCCAGTACGTCGCCGACATGATCGACGACGGCGCCACGCTGCAGATCGGCTACGGCGGCATTCCGGACGCGGTGGTCATGCAGCTCAAGCACAAGCACGACCTCGGCATCCACACCGAGATGATCGGCGACGGCATCCTCTCCCTGGTCGAGGCCGGCGCGGTCACCAACCGGCGCAAAACCTTCATGCCCGGCAAGATGGTCGCCACCTTCGCGCTCGGCTCGCGCCGCCTGTACCGCTTCCTGCATCGCAACCCGATGCTGGAGATGCACCCGGTCGAGTTCACCAACGACCCATACATCGCGGCGCGCAACGACAAGCTGTGCGCGATCAACGCTACCTTGCAGATCGACCTGCTCGGCCAGTGCGGCTCGGAGAGCCTGGGTCCGCAGCCCTACTCCGGCACGGGCGGCCAGGTGGATTTCGTGCGCGCCGCCAACCGCTCGCGCGACGGCAAGGCCTTCATCGTGCTGCCGTCCACCGCCAAGGCCAACAGCATCTCGCGCATCGTGCCCACGCTCACCCCCGGCACCCACGTGACCACCAGCAAGAACGACATCAACTACGTGGTCACCGAATACGGCGTGGCCCAGTTGCGCGGCAAGACCGCCAAGCAGCGCGCCGAGGCCTTGATCGGCATCGCCCATCCGGACTTCCGCGGCGAACTGCGCCAGGCCGCACGGCAACTGCAGCTGCTCTGAGCCGGCAATTCGGCGGCCCGGGCTCGGGCCGCCGAACGGCAAGCTTGACATTTAGCACGACCGTTCGTATTTTTCAGCCATGAACAAAGGCGAACACACCCGCAATGCGATCCTCGAAGCCGCGCTCGCCCAGGCGAGCGCTGCCGGCTTCGAGTCGCTCACCATCGGCTCGCTGGCCGAACGCTGCGGTCTGTCCAAGAGCGGCCTGTTCGCCCACTTCGGCTCGCGCGAGGACCTGCAGGTCGCGGCGGTCGGACTGGCCGCCGAGCGCTTCGCCGAAGCGGTGTTCGTCCCCGCCCTCAGCCAGCCGCGCGGCCTGCCGCGGCTGCGCGCGCTGTTCGACAACTGGCTGGAATGGACGGTGCGCAGCGGGCTGGCGCATGGCTGTCCGATGCAAGCCGCGGCGGTGGAATTCGACGACAAGCCCGGCCCGATGCACGACGCGGTGGTCGGCCACTACACGCGGCTCGAGCAGTCCATGGCCCGTGCGGTCGAACTGGCCATCGGCGAAGGCCACCTGCGCGCCGACCTCGACGTCGGTCAGATCGTCTTCGATCTGCTCGGCATCGTCTTCGCCTACTACCACCAGAAGCGGCTGATGCACCGCGACACCGCGGCCGCGCACGCGCGCGCGGCCTTCGCACGGCTGATTGCCGCGGCTTCACCCACCCCCTGAGCTGCCCGGAGTACCACCATGAGCACCGCTTTCGCCTCGCCCAGAAATAGCACGGTCGTGCTGAACACTTCCCTGCATGCCCTGCTGCGCGCCTATTTCGGCACCCTCTCCCGCCTCCTCCCGGGTCTCGCGGTACGACAGGCCGAGCGTCTGTTCACCCGCCCGCCGCGCTATGCCGGGCGTCGCAGCGTGACGGTCGCCGCGCGGCGTGACACGGTGAGCGCCGATGGACGCGAGATCGCGGTATGGCAGGCCGGTCCGGCCGACGCGCCGGCCGTGCTGCTGGCGCACGGCTGGGGCGGGCGCGCGGTGCAGATGGGCAGCTTCGTCGAGCCGCTGCTCGCCCGCGGCCATCGTGTGGTGTGGTACGACCAGCCGGGCCACGGCGCCAGCGGCGGCGGCGCGGTGGCGCTACCGGACATGCTGCGCGCCCTCGAAGCGGTGGTGCGCACCCATGGACCGTTCAGCGCGGCGGTCGGCCACTCGCTGGGCGCTGGCGTGCTGGCGCTCGCACTGCGCCGCGGCCTGGTGCTGGAGCGCGCGGTGTTCGTCGCCCCGCCCGCATCGATGAACGAATACGCCCACCACTTCGCCCGTCTGCTCGGCATCAGTGCACGGGTGCGCGAGGCCATGCGCGAGCGCCTGGAGCGCCGCTACGGCCTGCGTTTCGCCGAGATCGACCGCAGCGAGGAACTGGCGCAGGTGCGCATCCCGGCGCTCTTCGTACATGATGCGGCCGACCCGGACGTCCCCTTCGAGCACAGCCAGCGCCTCACCGCGCGCATGCCCACAGCCCGCCTGATCCGAACCTGGGACCTGGGCCATCACCGCATCCTGCGCGACCACGGCGTGGTAAGCGCCGCAGCGGCCTTCATCGGCGGACAGGAGCACGCCCTGCCCGCCGAA contains:
- a CDS encoding pyridoxal phosphate-dependent aminotransferase, which translates into the protein MAFQPARRMADIQPFHVMELLRRARELEAQGRDIIHMEVGEPDFPTPQPIIEAATRFLANGDVHYTAALGLPALREAIARFYRDRFGAEVAPERIVITPGASGALMLALAVSTNPGDEWLLPDPGYPSNRHLVRSVEGRARALPVDAASRYQPTPGQVGSAWQAGTRGLMVASPSNPTGTLLTAAELAALHAETHARGGVLLVDEIYQGLTYGVPASTVLAQPALAAADDLFVVNSFSKYFGMTGWRLGWLVVPQCWAREVEKLAQHFFISASTPAQHAALAAFQPATLEILEKRRHEFAHRRDTLLPALRELDFGIATEPQGAFYIYADVSRLGGDSETLARRLIEEAGVATTPGLDFGDNAPRRHLRIAYTTREARLLEACERMRALLG
- a CDS encoding lytic transglycosylase domain-containing protein, with protein sequence MMHATRFKHLVRNAGSFLIHAAHGVLLSAGLVALAVVAAGMLERGPLRFFDGSMAEAHAAVGSRYDFGTVQSQQAEAEQPGLSAEMERVRDYIARRYRVSSLALEPVLLAAEDSARSVGIDPLLVVAVIAVESSFNPFAESHVGAQGLMQVIPRFHMDKIGEDAGEDALFDPALNVRVGTLVIDEGLRRFGSLKAALQYYGGARNDATAAYYRRVMAMKQRLVTAAGRGQVAITAGA
- the ampD gene encoding 1,6-anhydro-N-acetylmuramyl-L-alanine amidase AmpD, producing MRIVDGWVKGARKLPSPNCDERPEGVPVDLVVVHAISLPPEQFGGPGIEQLFTNCLDPAAHPYYAEIHALRVSAHFLIRRDGELVQFVPVTRRAWHAGVSCWDGRERCNDFSIGIELEGSDTQPFEPAQYRRLAELIALLRAEFPLAGVAGHADIAPGRKTDPGPFFDWARLRGLLPGESGLFDKNQRNQ
- a CDS encoding MBL fold metallo-hydrolase — protein: MPARPVDPTRRRLLAASLGGSAMAAVGATWPAVQAFADDMEHFIKGPAVPDIAPQQLSEHVWMIWSRDGFPTPENQGMMCNVTFAITRKGVVMLDPGGSLQIGEMVIRQIRKLTDKPVVAIFNSHYHGDHWLANHAFVDAYGADLPIHAHPHTAREIAGVQGNLWRSLMERWTNQATAGTRIVAPNRTVEHGAEFDFGDVTLRVHHYGVAHTPGDICLQVVEDNLTYVGDVAMDRRIANMDDGSYPGTFRTYDALEANARSAIWVPGHGHAGPGVLDWNRELFAGIWENCVQAVEEGLPMDAAREMVVKDPRVAGKAADTAGFDGNIGKYVSLAYLEAEKEAF
- a CDS encoding DEAD/DEAH box helicase encodes the protein MTNQNDFASLGLAEPLLRAISEAGYTTPTPIQAQAIPLVIAGGDLLAAAQTGTGKTAGFTLPVLHRLSAEHVHPRAAGRPRCLILTPTRELAAQVEESVQTYGKHLPLTSMVMFGGVGINPQIAALRKRVDILVATPGRLLDHVGQKTLDLSGVEILVLDEADRMLDMGFIRDIRKVLALLPKQRQNLLFSATFSDEIRQLANGLLHNPGCVEVARRNTASELVDQSVYAIGQKQKRELLAWLIKQNAWEQVLVFTRTKHGANKLAEYLGKHGIPAAAIHGNKSQSARTRALSEFKDGSLPVLVATDIAARGLDIDQLPQVVNFELPNVPEDYVHRIGRTGRAGASGAAVSLVDSEEMKLLVAIERLIKRKIDRAVPQGFVPSAPGTDVEVNEERPPRNAPRGRQEHKRPRHAADSGRPAPRAEAHGNPPRNKQRTQTATEAPRAAARQDDARRDGNRRPQQRAALFAAKPGNGSR
- a CDS encoding DUF4395 family protein; this encodes MLRFDIAPVCANAYRLQAAVTFAVSAAYLFTPYRWLALVLALGGLLRGFVSPHKCMSYKLFATLTAKLGKGKQVNAGAKMFADKLVAIAGAVMVASWLLDSPVGMIPAAVLLVFSFIDLSIGFCAACWAYALWYRLRAA
- a CDS encoding ComEA family DNA-binding protein, which produces MKRFLRMLVLALALGPGLALASGPVNINTADAATLEQLKGIGPAKAKAIVDYRKQHGNFSSAADLAKVPGIGDKTVAQLGSQITVGTRAAAK
- the bluB gene encoding 5,6-dimethylbenzimidazole synthase, with amino-acid sequence MSSPEAVAAQPFTEAEREAVYRAIAERRDMRHFLPDPVAPEVLQRLLWAAHHAPSVGYMQPWRFIRITDRALRGAMHALVEEERRATARALGEREDEFMRLKVEGVLDAGEVLVVALADGRERHVFGRRTLPEMDLASVACAIENMWLAARAEGLGLGWVSIFDPLKLAGLLAMPEGAKPVAILCVGHVAAYYPRPMLEIERWAERMPMAEVLGENAWPGA
- a CDS encoding acetyl-CoA hydrolase/transferase family protein encodes the protein MQDAATQYRNKLMSATEAAALVRDGDTVVVPTGVGEPPALLAALSARRHELRGVAVSQILPLRRFDYLDPATREHVRHDAYFFGGATRAGGQEGWVDFIPAYFSELPMLIDRGLSPADVVFSMASPMDEHGYFALSLAPDYTMAAVRRARAVVLEVNPNVPFANGDCHVHVSQVAALVESADELFEVGLPAIGAVQEAIGQYVADMIDDGATLQIGYGGIPDAVVMQLKHKHDLGIHTEMIGDGILSLVEAGAVTNRRKTFMPGKMVATFALGSRRLYRFLHRNPMLEMHPVEFTNDPYIAARNDKLCAINATLQIDLLGQCGSESLGPQPYSGTGGQVDFVRAANRSRDGKAFIVLPSTAKANSISRIVPTLTPGTHVTTSKNDINYVVTEYGVAQLRGKTAKQRAEALIGIAHPDFRGELRQAARQLQLL
- a CDS encoding TetR/AcrR family transcriptional regulator; the encoded protein is MNKGEHTRNAILEAALAQASAAGFESLTIGSLAERCGLSKSGLFAHFGSREDLQVAAVGLAAERFAEAVFVPALSQPRGLPRLRALFDNWLEWTVRSGLAHGCPMQAAAVEFDDKPGPMHDAVVGHYTRLEQSMARAVELAIGEGHLRADLDVGQIVFDLLGIVFAYYHQKRLMHRDTAAAHARAAFARLIAAASPTP
- a CDS encoding alpha/beta fold hydrolase produces the protein MSTAFASPRNSTVVLNTSLHALLRAYFGTLSRLLPGLAVRQAERLFTRPPRYAGRRSVTVAARRDTVSADGREIAVWQAGPADAPAVLLAHGWGGRAVQMGSFVEPLLARGHRVVWYDQPGHGASGGGAVALPDMLRALEAVVRTHGPFSAAVGHSLGAGVLALALRRGLVLERAVFVAPPASMNEYAHHFARLLGISARVREAMRERLERRYGLRFAEIDRSEELAQVRIPALFVHDAADPDVPFEHSQRLTARMPTARLIRTWDLGHHRILRDHGVVSAAAAFIGGQEHALPAELPRLPEPAPLY